In Belonocnema kinseyi isolate 2016_QV_RU_SX_M_011 chromosome 4, B_treatae_v1, whole genome shotgun sequence, a single window of DNA contains:
- the LOC117171921 gene encoding uncharacterized protein LOC117171921 isoform X1: MKNYFIFFISIVVVTLSMDNDAVQQLTTVDDEYMRNMSNCRDKIRDPPGVILCGEWGAPKFRCTFISDKERRDYQICLETPIRKVFVNTGCGDSASVADYCPDH, translated from the exons atgaagaattattttatttttttcatttcgattg tagtgGTAACTTTATCAATGGATAACGATGCAGTCCAGCAACTAACGACAGTAGAT GATGAATACATGCGAAATATGTCAAACTGCCGAGATAAAATCAGG GATCCACCAGGTGTAATACTTTGTGGTGAATGGGGCGCACCAAAGTTTAGATGTACATTTATTAGTGACAAGGAAAGAAGAGACTACCAAATATGTTTAGAAACTC CAATTAGGAAAGTATTTGTAAATACAGGATGCGGCGACTCTGCTTCAGTAGCCGATTATTGTCCTGATCACTAA
- the LOC117171921 gene encoding uncharacterized protein LOC117171921 isoform X2, producing MKNYFIFFISIVVTLSMDNDAVQQLTTVDDEYMRNMSNCRDKIRDPPGVILCGEWGAPKFRCTFISDKERRDYQICLETPIRKVFVNTGCGDSASVADYCPDH from the exons atgaagaattattttatttttttcatttcgattg tgGTAACTTTATCAATGGATAACGATGCAGTCCAGCAACTAACGACAGTAGAT GATGAATACATGCGAAATATGTCAAACTGCCGAGATAAAATCAGG GATCCACCAGGTGTAATACTTTGTGGTGAATGGGGCGCACCAAAGTTTAGATGTACATTTATTAGTGACAAGGAAAGAAGAGACTACCAAATATGTTTAGAAACTC CAATTAGGAAAGTATTTGTAAATACAGGATGCGGCGACTCTGCTTCAGTAGCCGATTATTGTCCTGATCACTAA